A region of Paralichthys olivaceus isolate ysfri-2021 chromosome 24, ASM2471397v2, whole genome shotgun sequence DNA encodes the following proteins:
- the s100b gene encoding protein S100-B has product MTDLETSMVTMIAVFRKYSEREGDKHKLKKSELKDLLHDELPDLMTHVKDQAELDSLMESLDTDGDSECNFQEFMTFVSMVTVCCHEFFEHEDE; this is encoded by the exons atgaCTGACCTCGAGACCTCCATGGTGACCATGATCGCAGTGTTTCGCAAGTATtcggagagagaaggagacaaacacaaactgaagaagAGCGAGCTGAAGGACCTGCTTCACGACGAGCTGCCGGATCTGATGACG CATGTGAAAGACCAGGCCGAGCTGGACAGCCTGATGGAGAGCCTTGACACCGACGGAGACTCCGAATGCAACTTCCAGGAGTTCATGACTTTCGTCTCCATGGTTACCGTCTGTTGCCACGAGTTTTTCGAGCATGAAGACGAGTAA